The Candidatus Coatesbacteria bacterium DNA window GGTCTCTAGACCCGGCCCTACGGGGGTTAGTGGCGTACGGTATGGCATTACGTGAAGCGAACGACAAACAATAAGCGCCCCGGCGGGGCGCCGCACGGGTCTCGAGAACCCGTGCCATCCGGGTTTGGGCGTACTGTTGCCGTAGAGGCGATGAGTCCCCGCAGCCCGTTTAGGCTGCTGGTGATATTGATCCGGTTGCCCCTCACTCCGGCCCAAGGACGATGTTCTTCCCCAAAGGGGGGGAATCTGCCAAACGGCGGACCGCAGAGGGTCCGCCCTACTTGAAACATGGTTATTGCAATAATCGGCGTAGGGCGGGGACTTTACCCCAACCTTTCATTTATGGCTTGTAGTATATGATATGCTGATTTACATTGCATTATTGTTAGGCAAGGAGGTGATAAAATGAGAGGACCAACAGGAGGACCACAACCAACTACAAAATAATGCCCAGAGTGTGGTGGTTTTTTGAAAGCGACAACGCAGGGTTCACATAATTATCGGTGCGATAAATGTGGGAAACACTTTGAGATTAACAATTTAGACTAAAGATGTTGTAAATAACAAGGGGCAATTCTCATATTTGAGCATTGCCCTTTGTTATCGTTATTAGATGCTTTCAAGGTTCTTTACTGACTTATCATCTCGATTTGTACGTAAGTATTTACCGTATTTATCATCAACAACATGGATGGCTGGACCATTATCAACATGTATTATACGACCTCGTTCAATCTCACCAATTGCTTTATCTGTTGTTACTCGACCGACTTCTTTAGTATATATATGAGTAATATTTCCTTTTTCGTCCTTTTCAGTTCCCGTTACTGTCCATTTCTTCTTTTTCCGTGGCATGCTAATCCTCCTGTTGTGCTTCTGACAAATCAGCATCAATCTCTACAGAAAGGTTGCTAGGTAAGTTATTAGAAAAGGATCATCAGTTAATTGTTTTTGTGATAATAATGACAAGCCCTGTAGTAATTCACCGGATATACTCGTCGTTCGAAGTTGGCGCGCCGGCGAAGGACGCCATCAAACAAACGGCGGGGTCGGGGATCCAGTTCCACGCCCCGGCCCTGCAGGGTGCCGCCGAGGTTCCGCTTGCCCGCGCAGGTCGGCCCCGTGGGACTGGTTCTCCGTGGGGCGAGTGGTCCGGTGGGAATGTAACAACCGTAACGGGGCTTGGTTGGAATGCAATACCTTACGGTCTTCCCCCCTGACACTTGGGGCATTTACGTTGCCAGATATCAGAGCCGTTAGCAAGATACCGGTGCTCACAATTGAGACATCTCATCTGATAGAATCACTGGTTGTGATCTGAACCTCGTTGATTGGTTTTACCCTCATTAAGCTGGTTATTTTTGTTAACATAGCCTTTATCTGTTGACTTCACCTCAAGCCTCCTGGGAGCTTCATCCTGTGTCTTCATTGTACCGGGGAGGGCGCGGACCCTCCCCGGTCGATGTTTACTTAGGTTGAGTTACTTCTCCTCGTCGTCGTCGATGACCTCGTAGTCGGCGTCGACGACGTCGTCATCGACTCCGCCGGCTCCGGCGGAACCGCCGGGGGCTTCGCCGCCCGGAGGGGCCTGGCCGGCTCCGGGGCCGCCGGGCTGTCCGCCCTGCGGTTCGCCCTGGGGTCCGGCCTGCTGGTAGAGGCGCTGGCTCATCTCGGAGAGGGCGGCGCTCAGGTTCTCGTGGGCGTTCTTGACCTCGTCGATGTCCTCGCCCTTGAGGGCCTTGCGGACGCGCTCCATGGCGGCCTCGATCTTGCCCTTCTCGTCGTCGGAGACTTTGTCGCCCATCTCCTTGAGCAGCTTCTCGGCCTGGAAGACGGCGGAGTCGGCCTGGTTGCGGGTTTCGACCTCGGCGCGCTTCTGCTTGTCCTCCTCGGCGTGTTGCTCGGCGTCCTTGACCATCTGGTCGATCTCCTCGTCGGTCAGGCCCGAGGAGGCGGTGATGGTGATCTGCTGCTGCTTGTTGGTGGCCAGGTCCTTGGCCGAGACCTTGACGATGCCGTTGGCGTCGATGTCGAAGGAGACCTCGATCTGGGGCACGCCGCGGGGCGCCGGTGGGATGCCGGTGAGGTGGAAGCGGCCGATGGTCTTGTTGTGCATGGCCATCTCGCGCTCGCCCTGCAGCACGTGGATCTCGACGGTGTTCTGGTTGTCCTCGGCCGTGGTGAAGATCTGGCTCTTGTGGACGGGAATGGTCGTGTTGCGGTCGATCAGCTTGGTGAAGACGCCGCCCAGGGTTTCGATGCCCAGGGACAGGGGGGTGACGTCGAGGAGCAGGACGTCGGTGACGTCGCCGGAGAGGATCCCGGCCTGAATGGCGGCGCCGACGGCGACGACCTCGTCGGGGTTGACACCCTTGTGGGGCTCGCGGCCGAAGATCTCTTTGACCTTGGCCTGGACGGCGGGGATGCGGGTCGAGCCGCCGACGAGGATGACGTCGTCGATGCCCGAGGTTTCCAGCCCGGCATCGGAGAGGGCGCTCTGGCAGGGCTTGACCACGCGTTCGATCAGGTCGTCGACGAGCTGCTCGAACTTGGAGCGGGTCA harbors:
- the dnaK gene encoding molecular chaperone DnaK; the protein is MGKIIGIDLGTTNSCVAVMEGGEPTVITNQVGGRTTPSAVAFTKDERLVGVHAKRQAVMNPTRTVTSIKRFMGRKYGEVTEEIKTVPYEVVKTDNGDAAVKIDDKEYSPPEISAMILQKMRETAEEYLGEKVDKAVITVPAYFSDAQRQATKDAGRIAGLQVERIVNEPTAASLAYGLDKKDGSRTIAVFDLGGGTFDISILELGDGVFEVKSTNGDTHLGGDDFDQRIINWLADEFQKDEGIDLREDKRALQSLKDAAEKAKKELSTAQSTQINQPFISGDRHGPKHLNIELTRSKFEQLVDDLIERVVKPCQSALSDAGLETSGIDDVILVGGSTRIPAVQAKVKEIFGREPHKGVNPDEVVAVGAAIQAGILSGDVTDVLLLDVTPLSLGIETLGGVFTKLIDRNTTIPVHKSQIFTTAEDNQNTVEIHVLQGEREMAMHNKTIGRFHLTGIPPAPRGVPQIEVSFDIDANGIVKVSAKDLATNKQQQITITASSGLTDEEIDQMVKDAEQHAEEDKQKRAEVETRNQADSAVFQAEKLLKEMGDKVSDDEKGKIEAAMERVRKALKGEDIDEVKNAHENLSAALSEMSQRLYQQAGPQGEPQGGQPGGPGAGQAPPGGEAPGGSAGAGGVDDDVVDADYEVIDDDEEK
- a CDS encoding DUF3892 domain-containing protein; this encodes MLICQKHNRRISMPRKKKKWTVTGTEKDEKGNITHIYTKEVGRVTTDKAIGEIERGRIIHVDNGPAIHVVDDKYGKYLRTNRDDKSVKNLESI